A section of the Chryseobacterium ginsenosidimutans genome encodes:
- a CDS encoding DUF4377 domain-containing protein, protein MKSFKTILKVLFSALIVVLVQCCASANASGENEKIFIVGPETADCTGVAPMKCLQVKENNSAEWTNFYSNIEGFTYEPGFEYVLKVKTEKLNNVPADASSIKYILVKQVSKTKK, encoded by the coding sequence ATGAAAAGTTTTAAAACAATTCTAAAAGTCTTATTTTCTGCTCTCATAGTTGTATTGGTACAATGCTGTGCATCTGCAAATGCTTCCGGCGAAAATGAAAAAATATTTATCGTAGGACCCGAAACCGCAGACTGTACAGGAGTAGCTCCTATGAAATGCCTACAGGTAAAAGAAAATAATTCTGCAGAATGGACAAATTTTTACAGTAACATCGAAGGTTTTACTTACGAACCCGGATTTGAGTATGTTTTAAAAGTAAAAACAGAAAAACTAAACAATGTTCCGGCAGATGCCTCATCCATAAAATACATTTTAGTAAAACAGGTTTCTAAAACCAAGAAATAA